TAAAATAAGTAATGAAGCAATAGAAACTAAAACCatgaatcttttaatttcttaacttAGGTAACCATTCTGATCTGAAACTGTTAAGTTAGTTAAACACGTTTTGTTGACTTTAGAATCCACGGATATGGGTGACTTTCCCAACTCTGTTACCAACTGACTTTTTCAGTAACACTAGATCAAGGCTTCTCAGGATTAAATAAGAGCTATAGAAATTTAAATCGATATGCGTTTTTAGTACTTTCATTGAATTCCATTGGGAACACAAGGGAATTAGTAATACAAACGGTCTTAATTTCCTCTACCATGCGTTTTGCTTTAATCTGATCATAATCACATTGTTATGTGCAATGTATTTGAAGAATTGGCAAGCAGATTGCTCTTACCTCTATTGCTTTCTCAGTAGCCGTGTGCGAGACGTCCAATCCAACAACATAGCGTTCAGAGCATGCCATTGCTACCACGTCATAACCCTGCGCAAAATTCGACCATATAGCTAATTTTAGGATCATATTGAAACttacaccaaaaaaacaaaaagggaggGGGGGGGGCATAAACATGCAAGAGATCataaaaatactgaaaaaagTAACTTACAGAGCCACATCCAGGGACTAAAGCCCTGCCCTTAGGAAGGGCACCTGTCTGATGAAGATGTAAGATGATAGGTGTTGGGTGTCCTAAATCCCATGGTGTCAATCCCTGCTCCCAACATTTCTCCCAACCGCCTAGATTACATAATTTATAGACACGATGACTTATCTCTATAACCATGTACTTTGAActcaaaacaaacaacaaaacttTAGACACACGAAATCACATGACATCAAGCCAAAAGAGAAAACAACACTTCAATTTCAAGGCTTTTCCTGAATTTTCCTTCAAACCTCATTGGAATTTAAGCAAATTTGCAATCTTTTAGTGGAATAAGGCAGTTCTCTATAAGAAAGAGAGAACAAAGTTACCAGACGTCTCGGTGGCTACGAGTTGTTGCATTTGATGAACGTCAGGCATGAATTCAATAATGGCCTCTCTCGCCTTTGCACTCGGTTCCTTTCCTTCTTCTCCCTTCTTGTCCATCCTCAGATTTGTGGCGCCAATCCACAGTTGCATGTATGGAGCAGCTGCTTTAGGCGTTGATGATGCCACTGAGAATGGGACCCAAGAGACGGAGGAGAGGAGCCTCATACTAATAAAAGGTTTCCCAACCATAAATATTACCGTTTAATTGTCCTTTTCAAACTATGGTTCAAGGATGGGTCTATCAAAATTGCTTATTTGATATTGGTATATTctcgtttttttaaatttttgaagtttttttagttttaatattttaatatattttgtattttttctatgGTTAGACTTCACTAGAAAATAGAATGAACCATTGAAAATAACCACACCAAAATAACCTTCTCCTCATCTTCTTCCATTAGTTTTTGTCTGCAAAACTCAGGCTGGCTGCCTTTTTCTTTGAAATCTCTAGCATGTCGACAAACCTATCAATTTGTTttccatttgaaaaaaaattatcaccacttaatttttatataatataaaaaaaaaattcatcaatttattctctttatcatataaaaaaataaaaaaaaaataaatttaaaaatagatctTGGTGGCAGCAAGACCCAACGCTATTAAGTCTTACTTGCAATGACCTAGCAATGCTTTCTGacttacaaacaaaaaaaacaatacccTTCATAGATGTTATAATGTCATTTATAGTGCAAatactttatatttataatattattcacAATATAATGAGTATATATCCATAATAAATGTACGGTTGTTTTCCCTCAGGTTTTAATATggtataataatatatatatatatatatatataataagtgaTTGCAGTGGCATAAAAAACAGAGTAGTTCTCGAAGCCTTAAAAAAAAGCAGACTAATAACTAAAAGCTGTGAAAATCAACTATGTAAATCCACATTTAACTATCTTTTGATATAGTACAGTAAAAATCCCATCTTGAACAATTGATCTCTTTAGCAATTGTTACATACTTACAAAAACGTCGGAATATACATGACATGGTGGTCTAATTGTCCAATTCTGACATAAATATAGCAAGCTCTATAGGTTTCTCATCAACATTCTCAATCATGTTGTCCCGTTGTTTTGAGCATTCTTCTACTTACAATGGCGACGACAATCTATGGTATCCTGACTTGTCGTAAGCAAAACAAGTTTCTATGAACATTATTTTACCATCACCACCATCATTAAGACCCCTAGAAGAGCTTCATGCTCCTAAATTTCTAGGTTTTTCACGATGAAAGCATGTGTAGAAATCTAGTTTAACATTAGGACAATTGGGATTAGAGGGACTGCCAGGTTAGCCGGTTAGTCAATACTATCATTCAGCACTAACTTTAAACATCTATGGATAATAGGATCAACTTTacaaatatatatcatatttataCATAATCGTAAGGATACTACACTTGagcaaaattaattagaattaatcataaaattctTAAATCAACGTAAGTTTGTGTGTATAATTAATGTACACATACATCAAAAACAACATGCAGTAATGCACAAGGAATGTAACAGCGTCATGTATTTTAAGAGAAGATAATGCCACAAATTGACAAAAAGATGTGTATGTGCAAGgtgtctctttttttattattcttttttttttttccagtatcttttggaatttgaagaaaacacACTTAAATTTCTAGGTTTTTCCTGCGATTTTCCTTCAAAAGCAACTGGAAATTGAAGcaaatttgaaaacttttagTGGAAACAAGGCAGTTctctataagaaaaaaagagagaaagttacCAGACATCTCAGTGGTTAGGAGTTGATGCACTTGATGAACATCGGGCTTGAATTTAAAACTaccctctctctccttttcaccTGGCTCCTttccttcttctctcttcttgtcCATCCTCAGATTTGGGGCACCAATCCACAATTTTCTATATGGAACAGCTGCTTTAGTTGTTGATGATGCCACTGAGAGTGAGACCCAAGAGGAAGAGAGGAGTCTCATGCTAAAGGGTGTCCCGAAAAAAGAAAAGCCAGACTTGATATGGCCTTTCGGGTCTCAACCGAAGACCTTAAGGCTTAAATTTGGCTCCTTTTTTGCATAAAGCCCGtaactttatatttatgttttgctCTCTTTTGAGACTTAGAGAGAGAAACTATAAAACCCTCTTCTGATGAGCTGCTGCTTCTGCAAAGAACAAGAGCAGTAAGATCAAAGAGAATGGGAGtgataaaagaaggaaaagtgaGTGGATTGATACCAAGCAAAGAGGGTTTTGCAGTTCATTATCCAGGCTATCCTTCTTCAATATCTCGGGCTATCCAAACTCTCGGAGGAACTGAATCAATTCTTAAGGTACGGCAACAAACAAACTCCAAATCCCAATTACGACCCTTTATTTATTCgcttttgttttgtgttattAGTGATTAA
This DNA window, taken from Populus alba chromosome 17, ASM523922v2, whole genome shotgun sequence, encodes the following:
- the LOC118037780 gene encoding probable thiol methyltransferase 2 isoform X1; translation: MRLLSSVSWVPFSVASSTPKAAAPYMQLWIGATNLRMDKKGEEGKEPSAKAREAIIEFMPDVHQMQQLVATETSGGWEKCWEQGLTPWDLGHPTPIILHLHQTGALPKGRALVPGCGSGYDVVAMACSERYVVGLDVSHTATEKAIELSSSLPNSSYFTFLKADFFTWHPPELFDLIFDYTFFCAIKPEMRSRWACKVQEMLKPDGELLTLIFPISDHVGGPPYKVSVSDYEEALHPMGFKAVTIVDNELAIEARKGREKFGRWRRDTTQSLI
- the LOC118037780 gene encoding probable thiol methyltransferase 2 isoform X3; protein product: MRLLSSSWVSLSVASSTTKAAVPYRKLWIGAPNLRMDKKREEGKEPGEKEREGSFKFKPDVHQVHQLLTTEMSGGWEKCWEQGLTPWDLGHPTPIILHLHQTGALPKGRALVPGCGSGYDVVAMACSERYVVGLDVSHTATEKAIELSSSLPNSSYFTFLKADFFTWHPPELFDLIFDYTFFCAIKPEMRSRWACKVQEMLKPDGELLTLIFPISDHVGGPPYKVSVSDYEEALHPMGFKAVTIVDNELAIEARKGREKFGRWRRDTTQSLI
- the LOC118037780 gene encoding probable thiol methyltransferase 2 isoform X4, which encodes MRLLSSVSWVPFSVASSTPKAAAPYMQLWIGATNLRMDKKGEEGKEPSAKAREAIIEFMPDVHQMQQLVATETSGGWEKCWEQGLTPWDLGHPTPIILHLHQTGALPKGRALVPGCGSGYDVVAMACSERYVVGLDVSHTATEKAIELSSSLPNSSYFTFLKADFFTWHPPELFDLIFDYTFFCAIKPEMRSRWACKVQEMLKPDGELLTLIFPISDHVGGPPYKVSVSDYEEALHPMGFKAVTIVDNELAIEARKVLFYSTKDFSLLK
- the LOC118037780 gene encoding probable thiol methyltransferase 2 isoform X5 gives rise to the protein MRLLSSVSWVPFSVASSTPKAAAPYMQLWIGATNLRMDKKGEEGKEPSAKAREAIIEFMPDVHQMQQLVATETSGGWEKCWEQGLTPWDLGHPTPIILHLHQTGALPKGRALVPGCGSGYDVVAMACSERYVVGLDVSHTATEKAIEADFFTWHPPELFDLIFDYTFFCAIKPEMRSRWACKVQEMLKPDGELLTLIFPISDHVGGPPYKVSVSDYEEALHPMGFKAVTIVDNELAIEARKGREKFGRWRRDTTQSLI